One Triticum dicoccoides isolate Atlit2015 ecotype Zavitan chromosome 5B, WEW_v2.0, whole genome shotgun sequence genomic window carries:
- the LOC119307108 gene encoding GATA zinc finger domain-containing protein 10-like isoform X1, translated as MDVHHPPNAAAAAAAAAAALGDMFPQEPAMESEDSSTEWLSIYLEDCLTNPASYPVSEEQASVNPNLPHPSSSNPRRKKRSLASVIRDSDEEYFLIVEPPLLLDQKHWLAESELILPKKDKDQELVQKLEQEHGEEYKPYTVQFKQEQAVMRCSICLSNSNQTPQQWQGGPSGALLCNTCSLRLKAGNGFIKLERCGQQVDEEQDHGRGQDKRKIKKTTYYGDDEEPPQEKRRIKKTSFVDEQGKRRTKKTYVNEEVPLEEPVKRCTHCLSHTTPQWRSGPLGPKTLCNACGVRYKSGRLLPEYRPVNSPTFVSFMHSNSHKKVMQMRKSVENEHEHEYSHSDM; from the coding sequence GAAAGTGAAGACAGCAGCACAGAGTGGCTCTCCATCTATTTAGAGGACTGCTTGACTAACCCTGCATCCTACCCTGTCTCCGAAGAACAAGCATCTGTAAACCCGAACCTGCCACATCCTTCATCTTCCAATcccagaagaaagaagagaagcctGGCCTCTGTTATAAGAGATAGCGATGAAGAATATTTCCTGATTGTTGAGCCACCGCTACTACTTGATcagaagcattggctagcagagagTGAGCTCATCCTCCCCAAGAAAGACAAGGACCAAGAACTTGTCCAAAAACTGGAGCAGGAACACGGGGAAGAATATAAGCCCTACACTGTGCAGTTCAAGCAAGAGCAGGCGGTGATGAGGTGTAGCATTTGTTTGTCCAACTCCAACCAAACACCGCAGCAGTGGCAGGGCGGTCCGTCAGGGGCATTATTGTGCAACACGTGTAGCCTGAGGCTCAAGGCAGGGAACGGGTTCATCAAACTGGAGCGCTGCGGCCAACAAGTTGACGAAGAGCAAGATCATGGAAGGGGGCAGGATAAGAGGAAGATCAAGAAGACCACATATTACGGAGATGACGAGGAGCCTCCGCAGGAGAAGAGGAGGATCAAGAAGACTTCATTTGTAGATGAGCAGGGCAAGAGGAGGACCAAGAAGACGTATGTGAACGAGGAGGTCCCACTGGAGGAGCCAGTGAAGCGGTGCACCCATTGCCTGTCCCACACGACGCCACAGTGGAGGAGCGGCCCTCTAGGGCCCAAGACCCTATGCAACGCGTGCGGCGTGAGGTACAAGTCCGGCAGGCTGCTGCCGGAGTACAGGCCCGTCAACAGCCCAACCTTCGTGAGCTTCATGCACTCCAATTCCCACAAGAAGGTGATGCAGATGAGGAAGAGTGTCGAGAACGAGCACGAGCACGAGTACTCGCACTCGGATATGTGA
- the LOC119307108 gene encoding GATA zinc finger domain-containing protein 10-like isoform X2 produces the protein MFPQEPAMESEDSSTEWLSIYLEDCLTNPASYPVSEEQASVNPNLPHPSSSNPRRKKRSLASVIRDSDEEYFLIVEPPLLLDQKHWLAESELILPKKDKDQELVQKLEQEHGEEYKPYTVQFKQEQAVMRCSICLSNSNQTPQQWQGGPSGALLCNTCSLRLKAGNGFIKLERCGQQVDEEQDHGRGQDKRKIKKTTYYGDDEEPPQEKRRIKKTSFVDEQGKRRTKKTYVNEEVPLEEPVKRCTHCLSHTTPQWRSGPLGPKTLCNACGVRYKSGRLLPEYRPVNSPTFVSFMHSNSHKKVMQMRKSVENEHEHEYSHSDM, from the coding sequence GAAAGTGAAGACAGCAGCACAGAGTGGCTCTCCATCTATTTAGAGGACTGCTTGACTAACCCTGCATCCTACCCTGTCTCCGAAGAACAAGCATCTGTAAACCCGAACCTGCCACATCCTTCATCTTCCAATcccagaagaaagaagagaagcctGGCCTCTGTTATAAGAGATAGCGATGAAGAATATTTCCTGATTGTTGAGCCACCGCTACTACTTGATcagaagcattggctagcagagagTGAGCTCATCCTCCCCAAGAAAGACAAGGACCAAGAACTTGTCCAAAAACTGGAGCAGGAACACGGGGAAGAATATAAGCCCTACACTGTGCAGTTCAAGCAAGAGCAGGCGGTGATGAGGTGTAGCATTTGTTTGTCCAACTCCAACCAAACACCGCAGCAGTGGCAGGGCGGTCCGTCAGGGGCATTATTGTGCAACACGTGTAGCCTGAGGCTCAAGGCAGGGAACGGGTTCATCAAACTGGAGCGCTGCGGCCAACAAGTTGACGAAGAGCAAGATCATGGAAGGGGGCAGGATAAGAGGAAGATCAAGAAGACCACATATTACGGAGATGACGAGGAGCCTCCGCAGGAGAAGAGGAGGATCAAGAAGACTTCATTTGTAGATGAGCAGGGCAAGAGGAGGACCAAGAAGACGTATGTGAACGAGGAGGTCCCACTGGAGGAGCCAGTGAAGCGGTGCACCCATTGCCTGTCCCACACGACGCCACAGTGGAGGAGCGGCCCTCTAGGGCCCAAGACCCTATGCAACGCGTGCGGCGTGAGGTACAAGTCCGGCAGGCTGCTGCCGGAGTACAGGCCCGTCAACAGCCCAACCTTCGTGAGCTTCATGCACTCCAATTCCCACAAGAAGGTGATGCAGATGAGGAAGAGTGTCGAGAACGAGCACGAGCACGAGTACTCGCACTCGGATATGTGA